Genomic window (Neurospora crassa OR74A linkage group VI, whole genome shotgun sequence):
ATTCTACGAATTCCTCGGCATGTCCCTCCTCAAGAAACTCTCCTTCCCCGAAGCCAAGTTCGACCTCTACTTCCTCGGCTACGACGCTCCCGGTGCCGTCTCCGCCGGCGCCAACCTCTGGGACCGCGAGGGTTTGATTGAGCTAACCCACAACTACGGCACCGAGTCCGACCCCAACTACAAGATCAACAACGGCAACGTCGAACCCCACCGCGGCTTCGGCCACACCTGCATCTCCGTCGACAACCTCCAGGCCGCGTGCCAGCGCCTCGAGGACGCGGGTTACAAGTTCCAGAAGAAGTTGAGCGATGGGCGCATGAAGCACATTGCTTTTGCCCTGGACCCGGATGGATACTGGGTGGAGATTATTGGTCGCAAGCcggtggaggagacggagggcGTCAAGGAGACGGACCTGAAGACGTACAGGATGAACCATACCATGTTGAGGGTCAAGGATGGGGAGAAGAGTCTCAAGTTTTACCAGGAGGTTATGGGTATGAAGCTGGTGAGGACGCatgaggccaaggaggccggGTTTAACCTTTATTTCCTTGGGTATGGAGATGAGAAGCAGAACACGGCGGATCGCGAGGGACTGTTGGAGTTGACGTGGAACTATGGCACCGAGAAGGATGAGAACTTTTCGTACCATAACGGCAATGATCAGCCTCAAGGGTTTGGTCATATTTGTgagttttcctttttcttttttcttgacAGGAAGATGGGAATGGGATGAGTTGCTAACGATG
Coding sequences:
- a CDS encoding lactoylglutathione lyase; this encodes MNSTTRAAQRLKLFSSALFNHKKTTLFRPAFTRSFANMAATTDVQNYKFNHSMIRVKDPKESVKFYEFLGMSLLKKLSFPEAKFDLYFLGYDAPGAVSAGANLWDREGLIELTHNYGTESDPNYKINNGNVEPHRGFGHTCISVDNLQAACQRLEDAGYKFQKKLSDGRMKHIAFALDPDGYWVEIIGRKPVEETEGVKETDLKTYRMNHTMLRVKDGEKSLKFYQEVMGMKLVRTHEAKEAGFNLYFLGYGDEKQNTADREGLLELTWNYGTEKDENFSYHNGNDQPQGFGHICVSVDNIEAACERLEGLKVNWKKRLTDGRMKNVAFVLDPDNYWIELVQNERFTGQANF